A genomic segment from Sparus aurata chromosome 10, fSpaAur1.1, whole genome shotgun sequence encodes:
- the LOC115588953 gene encoding uncharacterized protein LOC115588953: MKNFTLIAALTLCSFSWISASVSQSQIVEAQHGEEVTLQCNNIYNNGAVIFWFRLVDRTEVSCVSVKIYNNEAKYCERFQNGKFEMRSSNNTVSLKIRFVTKSDAGLYFCGFYTNGIPTFSFRCLNVKGSNEPHGDEDSEGESDGIAKLTSVILGSLTGVLLLVIIGLVIIGLVVKNGELQTAVKEDKKTEQRENLLSDQLEDAALSFYPTPVRSRRPASERAVETQVTYTASRQTQRGSELN; this comes from the exons ATGAAGAACTTCACCTTGATAGCAGCTTTGACTCTCTGCAGCTTTA gcTGGATCTCTGCCTCAGTCTCACAGTCTCAGATTGTGGAGGCTCAGCATGGTGAAGAAGTCACACTGCAGTGCAACAACATCTACAACAATGGTGCGGTGATATTCTGGTTCAGACTGGTCGACAGAACCGAGGTCAGCTGTGTCTCTGTCAAGATCTACAACAATGAAGCTAAATACTGCGAACGATTTCAAAATGGGAAATTTGAAATGAGAAGCAGCAACAACACCGTCTCTCTCAAAATCCGTTTTGTGACTAAATCTGATGCTGGACTGTATTTCTGTGGATTTTACACAAATGGAATTCCAACTTTCAGTTTTAGATGTTTAAATGTCAAAG gcAGCAACGAGCCACATGGTGATGAGGACAGCGAAG GAGAGTCTGACGGAATAGCAAAGCTGACGAGTGTGATCCTAGGTTCTCTGACTGGTGTCCTTCTGCTGGTCATCATTGGTCTGGTCATCATTGGTCTAGTTGTTAAAAACGGTGAACTTCAGACAG CTGTTAAGGAAGACAAGAAAACAGAGCAAAGAGAG AATCTGCTCTCTGATCAGCTGGAGGATGCAGCCCTGAGTTTTTACCCAACACCAGTACGAAGCAGGAGGCCTGCATCAGAGAGAGCAGTGGAGACTCAAGTCACTTATACTGCCAGCAGACAGACTCAGAGGGGTTCAGAGTTGAACTGA
- the LOC115590214 gene encoding uncharacterized protein LOC115590214 yields the protein MKSFTSITALLLCSLGWISVSGSESHTLEVRTGDEITLMCSNLSTRPTQTDWFRVVNRTKPHCISSMYESDGEVPFCDGFQNGKFEMSSNISTVFLKIKQVDLSDTGLYFCGFYINTHTVISTAIYLNVQDDTWDNDVDFETTVEPEGTTILMIVTLGALAVFFMAAAIVLAVKIRQLQKAADEQLHPELCKNLGSDELNSAALKFLPKPIRNRRPASERQVETHVIYTVSR from the exons ATGAAGAGCTTCACCTCGATCACAGCTTTACTTCTCTGCAGCCTCG GCTGGatctctgtctcaggttctgagTCTCACACTCTGGAGGTTCGGACTGGTGATGAAATCACACTGATGTGCTCCAACCTCTCCACAAGACCAACTCAGACAGACTGGTTCAGAGTGGTCAACAGAACCAAGCCCCACTGTATCTCCTCTATGTACGAGTCCGATGGTGAAGTTCCATTCTGTgatggatttcaaaatggaaaaTTTGAAATGAGCTCCAACATCTCCACTGTTTTCCTCAAAATCAAGCAAGTGGATTTATCTGACACCGGACTGTATTTCTGTGGAttttacataaacacacatacagtcatTTCTACTGCAATATACTTAAATGTTCAAG ACGATACATGGGATAATGACGTGGATTTTGAGACTACAG TGGAGCCTGAAGGAACAACAATCCTGATGATTGTGACCCTGGGTGCTCTCGCTGTTTTCTTCATGGCAGCTGCCATCGTTCTCGCTGTTAAAATCAGGCAACTTCAGAAAG CTGCTGATGAACAACTGCATCCTGAATTATGCAAG AATCTGGGCTCTGATGAGCTGAACTCTGCAGCACTGAAGTTCCTCCCAAAGCCAATAAGAAACAGGAGGCCTGCATCAGAGAGACAAGTGGAGACTCACGTTATTTATACTGTCAGCAGATAG